ACCGACATCCTTCGATATCGCCACGCTGGCCGGTGTGTCCCAGCCGACCGTATCGCGAGCGCTACGCGGCGACAAGACAGTGAGCGAGGCGACCCGCAAGCGGATCGAGGCGATCGCGCGTCAGCTCAACTATACGGTGGACAAGAATGCGTCTTCGCTGCGTCGGGGCAAGAGCAATACGCTGGCCCTGCTCTTCTTCGAAGATCTGCTACCCGACGAAAGCTGGATCAACCCATTCTTCCTGTCGATGCTGGGGTCGATCCTGCAAACCTGCGCCCAGCGGGGTTATGACCTGCTTACGTCCTTCCAGCAGCTATCGACCGACTGGCATGTCGATTATGAGGATAGCCGCAAGGCCGATGGCATCATCCTGCTGGGCTATGGCGATTATGAAATCTATCGCACCCGATTGGAGCAACTGGTGACGCAGGGCACGCATTTCGTGCGCTGGGGATCAATGGACCAACATGCGCTGGGGATGACGATCGGCTGCGACAACCGTCGCGGCGGACGCGATGCAGGCGCACATCTGGTCGCGCGGGGATGCAGCAGAATCGCCTTTCTGGGTGACGCATCAAGCCATTATCCGGAATTTCGCGACCGCTATGCCGGCCTGAACGAAATCCTGCGCGAATCCGGACATGCGATCGATCCGGGACTGCATGTCGATGCACTGTCCAGCGAACAGTCGGGCTATGAGGCGGCAAGGCGGCTGATCGCGCGCGATGTGAAATTCGATGCGATTTTCGCCGGATCGGACCTGATCGCGATTGGTGCGATGCGGGCGCTGGACGAACATGGCCTCTCGGTGCCTGGCGATATTCCGCTGATCGGCTTCGACGATATTCCTGCCGCCAGCTTGACCCGGC
The window above is part of the Sphingobium sp. BYY-5 genome. Proteins encoded here:
- a CDS encoding substrate-binding domain-containing protein; this encodes MAVNDKPTSFDIATLAGVSQPTVSRALRGDKTVSEATRKRIEAIARQLNYTVDKNASSLRRGKSNTLALLFFEDLLPDESWINPFFLSMLGSILQTCAQRGYDLLTSFQQLSTDWHVDYEDSRKADGIILLGYGDYEIYRTRLEQLVTQGTHFVRWGSMDQHALGMTIGCDNRRGGRDAGAHLVARGCSRIAFLGDASSHYPEFRDRYAGLNEILRESGHAIDPGLHVDALSSEQSGYEAARRLIARDVKFDAIFAGSDLIAIGAMRALDEHGLSVPGDIPLIGFDDIPAASLTRPPLTTIAQDYLRAGEVLVDALVGQIDRKPVTPTLLAPRLVTRMTA